Part of the Microbacterium sp. Clip185 genome is shown below.
CCTTGCGCATGTGTGACATGGGACTTTCCTTCACTTCGTTGTTGTGGATGCCGGAGCAGGACGCGCCGGTGGTGAGGGGGAATCGGGTGTCAGACAGTGCCCCTCGTCACTGCTTGACGCTTCCGGCGCTCAGCCCCGACTGCCAGAACCGCTGCAGCATGAGGAAGGCGACGACGATGGGGATGATCGACAGGAGCGAGCCCGTGATCACGAGGTTGTAGATCGGCTCGGCGGCGGCACCGGTGGCCTGCGCGTTCCACTGGTTCAGACCGACCGTGAGCGGGTACCAGGCCGGGTCGCTCAGCATGATCAGCGGCAGGAAGTAGTTGTTCCAGGTGGCGACGACCGTGAAGAGCACGACCGTGACGATGCCGGGGGTGAGCAGCTTCACCGAGATCGTGAAGAAGGTGCGGAACTCGCCCGCCCCGTCCACGCGTGCCGCCTCCAGCAGCTCGGTCGGCACGGCGTCGCTGGCGAATACCCACATGAGGTAGAGGCCGAACGGGCTGATGAGCGAGGGGATGATGATCGACCACGGGGTGTTCGTCAGACCCATCTGGCTGAACATCAGGAAGGTGGGGACGGCGAGGGCGGTGCCGGGCACGGCCACCGCGCCGATGACGACCGCGAAGACCGCCTTGCGGCCCCGGAAGTTGTACTTCGCCAGGCCGTATCCGGCGAGGGTCGCGAGCAGCGTCGCGCCGCCGGCGCCGACGACGACGTAGAGCAGGGTGTTGCCGAGCCACCGCAGGAAGATCCCGTCACGGTAGGTGAAGGTCTCCACGATGTTGTCCCACAGGTGGAACCCGTTGCCGAACCACAGGCCGAAGGTGGTGAACAGGTCGCCCTGCTCCTTCGTCGCGTTGATCAGCAGCCAGAACAGCGGCAGCAGCGTGTAGAGGATGAACAGGCTCATCACGATGGTGAGGATGAGCGACTTGCGCCGCATGAACGGCGACGTGCGGGCGAAGGCGGGAGCGGTCATCGCATCTCCTGACGGGATCCGCGCAGCTGCACGACGTAGGCGACGATCGCGGTGATGAGGCCCATGATGATCGCGACGGTGGCGGCGTAGTTGTACTGCTGGCCGGCGAACGACAGGTTGTACGCGTACATGTTGGGCGTGTAGAACGTCGTGATCGTGTTGGGGGCCAGCGGCTTGAGGATGTTCGGCTCGTTGAAGAGCTGGAAGCTGCCGATGATCGAGAAGATCGTGGCGATGACGATCGAGCCGCGCAGCGCCGGCAGCTTGATCGAGAAGATCGTGCGCCAGGTGCCGGCGCCGTCGAGGGATGCGGCCTCGTACAGCTCGCCCGGAATGGTCTTGAGCGACGAGTAGAAGATCAGCATGTTGTAGCCGACGAACTGCCAGGTCACGATGTTGCCGATCGAGACCATCATCCATTCGGGCACGAAGGGTGTGATCACCTGGGCGCCGAACAGGTCGTTGATGTTGCCGGCGAGACCGAACTGGTCGCCGTAAATGTAGCCCCACATGAGCACCGCGACGACGGCCGGCACCGCGTAGGGCAGGAAGATCACGATCCGGTAGAAGCCGGAGGCGTGCAGGCGTGCGCTGTCGATCGCGAGAGCGGCGGCGAGTGCCAGCACGAGCATGATCGGCACCTGGATGATCAGGAACAGCAGCACGCGCAGGAAGCCGTCCCACAGCTTGGTGTCGGTGAACGCGGTGAAGTAGTTGTCGAGTCCGACGAACGCGTTGCCGCCCACGATCTGCTCGCGGAAGAAGCTGAGGTACAGCGAGTAGGCAAGCGGCGCCAGGAACACGAGTGCGAACACGATCGCGAAGGGGGCGACGAACAGCCAGCCCTTCTGGTCGACCGCGAAGCGCCGCCGCTTGGGTGTGCGCAGCGCGGGTGGGGGAGCCGCTGTGGTCGTCATCGTCCGATGCCTCTTCTGTGAACGCAATGCTCCGCAGAATTCGGGTTCCGCGGTATGTTGACGTAAACATAACTCCGCTCTCGCTAACATGTCAACGTCAACATCGAGGAGGATCCGGGCATGAGCCACGTCACGGCAGCAACACCGGGCGAACCTCGTGCGCGCCGTCGCGAAACCTCGATGGCGGATGTGGCGGCCCTCGCCGGCGTCTCCGGCCAGACCGTCTCGCGGGTCGCGAACGGGCGCGCCAACGTCGATCCCGACACCCGTGCCCGCGTCCTCGCCGCCATGGACGAACTGGGCTACCGGCCCAACAGCGCCGCGCGGGCGCTGCGCTCGGGCAAGTTCCGCTCGATCGGTGTGATCATGTTCTCGCTCTCGAGCTACGGCAATACCCGGACGCTGGATGCGGTCGCTTCCGTCGCCGCATCCGCCGGCTACTCGCTGACGCTCATCACCGTCGAGACGGCGTCGCAGTCCGATGTCTCCGGCGCCTTCGTGCGCCTGCGCGAGCATGCCGTCGACGGCGTCGTCATCCTCATCGAGTCGCATCGCCTCGACGAGTCGGAGATCGCCCTGCCCACGGGTTTGCCCGTCGTGGTCGTCGACTCGCACGCCGCCTACGCCTACCCCGTCGTCGACAACGACCAGGCGCAGGGGGCCCGCCTGGCCACCGAGCACCTGCTGGATCTCGGGCACGAGACCGTGTGGCACGTGTCGGGTCCGCTGGAGTCGTACGCGGCCGAGCGTCGGCGTGACGCGTGGCGCGAGACGCTCGAGCGCCGCGGTGCACCCGTGCCCGAGGTCGAGGTCGGCGATTGGACGGCCGATTCGGGGTACGAGATCGGCACACGGCTCGCGCAGGACGAATCGGTCACCGCGGTCTTCGTCTCCAACGACCAGATGGCGCTCGGGCTCGTGCGCGCCCTGCACGAGGCCGGTCGTGCCGTGCCCGACGAGGTCAGCGTCGTGGGCTTCGACGACATGCCCGACTCGGCCAACTACTGGCCGCCGCTCACCACCGTGCGCCAGCACTTCGACCGCGTCGGCTCGGGCGCCATCCGGGCCCTGCTCGCCGAGATCGAGGGCGAGGGTGCCAACGACCGCACGCTCGTGCCGACCGAGCTCGTCGTGCGCCAGAGCTCCGGCCCCCGCATCCGCTGACGCGCGCGCCCAGCGCCTGGCCGTAGCGGGTCGCCCGTCCCGCCGCGTGCGCCGGAACCCCCATCCCTCCGCGAGACTGCATTTCGAGCACGAGATCACGGGTAATGACCGTGATCTCGTGACGGAGATGCAGTCTCGCGGAGAGTGGCGAGTGGCGGATGCGCGCCGATGCGACGGCGTGACGCAGACGTTGTGCCGGCGACTGGGAATCCGCTATGTTTCGTGTTGACGTCAACATGTTTACGTCAACACGAAACACCATCCCCCCAGGGCTGCGACGACGCGGCCGGAAGGATCGACGATGAAGTCCCTCAGATTCCTGTCGCTGCTGTGCGTCGGAACCCTCAGCGCCGGCGCTCTCGTCGCGGGAGCCGCGGTGTCCCCGCCGCAGGCCCAGGCCGCGAGCAGCGTGCGCATCACCCCGAATCCCGCCGTCGCATCGGACCCGTTCGAAGGCTGGGGCACGAGTCTCGTCTGGTTCGCCAACGCGAC
Proteins encoded:
- a CDS encoding LacI family DNA-binding transcriptional regulator, with amino-acid sequence MSHVTAATPGEPRARRRETSMADVAALAGVSGQTVSRVANGRANVDPDTRARVLAAMDELGYRPNSAARALRSGKFRSIGVIMFSLSSYGNTRTLDAVASVAASAGYSLTLITVETASQSDVSGAFVRLREHAVDGVVILIESHRLDESEIALPTGLPVVVVDSHAAYAYPVVDNDQAQGARLATEHLLDLGHETVWHVSGPLESYAAERRRDAWRETLERRGAPVPEVEVGDWTADSGYEIGTRLAQDESVTAVFVSNDQMALGLVRALHEAGRAVPDEVSVVGFDDMPDSANYWPPLTTVRQHFDRVGSGAIRALLAEIEGEGANDRTLVPTELVVRQSSGPRIR
- a CDS encoding carbohydrate ABC transporter permease, with the protein product MTAPAFARTSPFMRRKSLILTIVMSLFILYTLLPLFWLLINATKEQGDLFTTFGLWFGNGFHLWDNIVETFTYRDGIFLRWLGNTLLYVVVGAGGATLLATLAGYGLAKYNFRGRKAVFAVVIGAVAVPGTALAVPTFLMFSQMGLTNTPWSIIIPSLISPFGLYLMWVFASDAVPTELLEAARVDGAGEFRTFFTISVKLLTPGIVTVVLFTVVATWNNYFLPLIMLSDPAWYPLTVGLNQWNAQATGAAAEPIYNLVITGSLLSIIPIVVAFLMLQRFWQSGLSAGSVKQ
- a CDS encoding carbohydrate ABC transporter permease, coding for MTTTAAPPPALRTPKRRRFAVDQKGWLFVAPFAIVFALVFLAPLAYSLYLSFFREQIVGGNAFVGLDNYFTAFTDTKLWDGFLRVLLFLIIQVPIMLVLALAAALAIDSARLHASGFYRIVIFLPYAVPAVVAVLMWGYIYGDQFGLAGNINDLFGAQVITPFVPEWMMVSIGNIVTWQFVGYNMLIFYSSLKTIPGELYEAASLDGAGTWRTIFSIKLPALRGSIVIATIFSIIGSFQLFNEPNILKPLAPNTITTFYTPNMYAYNLSFAGQQYNYAATVAIIMGLITAIVAYVVQLRGSRQEMR